A region of uncultured Draconibacterium sp. DNA encodes the following proteins:
- a CDS encoding glycoside hydrolase family 2 TIM barrel-domain containing protein: protein MNSFLKTTTTFLFILLITFGWANTSKKEIKYLSGTDNENTVAWDFFCTAGRQSGEWKKIEVPSHWEQQGFGEYDYGRDYRTYGKKFDYAKESGLYKHRFNLPENWNGKRVFIVFEGSMTDTEVKINGELAGPKHQGSFYRFKYDITDKLKPNEDNLLEVKVDKWSSNASVNHAERYADYWIFGGIFRPVYLEAVPQNYIDRVAINAQADGSFTMETFPINVKDKQTIEARIFDNTGKLIQTCLSSVSKGDSLVELSCKVEDPHTWTAETPNLYSVEVSLKNGAETTYELTEKFGFRTIEIREGDGIYLNGTKIKMKGVNRHVFWPETGRCVNPQIDLDDVKLIKFMNMNAVRCAHYPPNKAFLEYCDSLGLYVLDELAGWQNAYDTESGSKLVKEMVIRDVNHPSIIFWSNGNEGGTNKELDDDYGFYDPSKRPVIHAHHRPGNDFNGIDCNHYENYYSSKKILDEGLIYMPTEFLHAQDDGGGATALADFWELFWNSDRSAGGFSWVLADEGLMRTDMDNVIDANRVNAPDGLVGPHREKEGSVYAMREIYSPVKIEMEKLPDNFDGTIPVENRYHFTNLKEVRFEWQLVDFSLPEQRGAYHKVIKSGTAQTPDIAPVQKGNLMLDLPDNYKQYDALYLRAFDPSGDEIYCWSWKTDGNTNQVVKLVEKTLDENETERLKALKALGIEEDNILPIEQQAGDTDISETVEVNENDSLITLKASGIAVTFSKKDGTIRKLANDFGLPLPFSNGPVLVSGNAQLSNIEQHRNDNSYRLDMTYNGDINHLSWTMYNSGWLQLDYEYQVEGEQYFTGISFDFPESDIISTKWLGEGPSHIWKNRLQGGRLDVFQRLYNNVLPGDNNWQYPQIKGYYADVSWIEFNTVDGKFTVVAQEDDLFVRLFDFYGISGPQNYPALPKGAISFLDGIPPLGTKLAMGISNDTWNLGPAGELNKMDKPVKRTLYFYFGLRN, encoded by the coding sequence ATGAACTCATTTTTAAAAACTACTACTACATTTCTTTTTATTTTACTGATCACTTTTGGTTGGGCCAACACATCGAAGAAAGAAATTAAATACCTCTCAGGCACCGATAATGAAAACACGGTTGCATGGGATTTCTTTTGCACCGCAGGCCGTCAAAGCGGCGAATGGAAAAAAATTGAAGTACCGTCGCACTGGGAACAACAGGGCTTTGGCGAATACGATTATGGCCGCGATTACCGCACCTACGGAAAGAAATTTGATTATGCCAAAGAAAGTGGTTTATATAAACATCGCTTCAACCTGCCTGAAAACTGGAACGGCAAACGTGTTTTTATCGTTTTTGAAGGCTCGATGACCGACACCGAAGTAAAAATAAACGGCGAATTGGCCGGCCCAAAACATCAGGGATCGTTCTACCGCTTTAAATATGATATAACCGACAAACTAAAGCCAAACGAAGATAACCTACTGGAGGTGAAAGTTGATAAATGGTCGTCGAATGCATCGGTGAACCATGCTGAACGTTACGCTGATTATTGGATTTTTGGCGGTATTTTCCGTCCGGTTTACCTGGAAGCCGTACCCCAAAACTATATCGACCGGGTGGCCATAAATGCACAAGCCGATGGATCGTTTACAATGGAAACTTTCCCCATAAATGTAAAAGACAAGCAAACGATTGAAGCCCGGATTTTCGACAATACAGGAAAACTGATACAAACCTGTCTAAGTTCGGTTTCAAAAGGTGATTCGCTGGTTGAGTTATCGTGCAAGGTTGAAGACCCACATACCTGGACGGCCGAAACCCCAAATCTCTATTCAGTAGAAGTCAGCCTGAAAAACGGAGCTGAAACCACTTACGAACTCACCGAAAAATTTGGGTTCCGCACCATCGAGATACGCGAAGGTGACGGCATTTACCTCAACGGAACAAAGATTAAAATGAAAGGTGTAAACCGCCACGTATTCTGGCCAGAAACCGGACGTTGTGTAAATCCGCAAATCGATTTGGATGATGTAAAACTCATAAAATTTATGAATATGAATGCGGTTCGTTGTGCCCACTACCCTCCCAACAAAGCATTTCTTGAATACTGCGATTCACTGGGACTTTATGTGCTCGACGAGTTGGCCGGCTGGCAAAATGCTTATGATACCGAATCAGGAAGTAAACTGGTAAAAGAAATGGTGATTCGGGATGTCAATCATCCGTCTATAATTTTCTGGAGCAATGGAAATGAAGGCGGTACCAACAAAGAACTGGACGATGATTATGGTTTTTACGATCCGTCGAAACGCCCTGTGATTCACGCCCACCACCGTCCCGGAAACGATTTTAACGGAATAGACTGCAACCACTACGAAAATTATTACAGCTCGAAAAAAATTCTGGATGAAGGCCTGATTTACATGCCCACCGAATTTTTGCATGCGCAGGACGATGGTGGCGGTGCAACGGCACTGGCTGATTTTTGGGAGTTGTTCTGGAACTCGGATCGATCGGCAGGAGGATTTTCGTGGGTGCTGGCCGACGAAGGTTTGATGCGTACCGATATGGATAATGTTATTGATGCCAACCGTGTAAATGCCCCCGACGGGCTGGTTGGCCCACACCGCGAAAAAGAAGGCAGCGTTTACGCCATGCGCGAAATTTACAGTCCCGTTAAAATTGAAATGGAAAAGCTTCCTGACAACTTTGACGGAACGATTCCGGTGGAAAACCGCTATCATTTTACCAATCTGAAGGAAGTGCGTTTTGAATGGCAGCTGGTGGATTTTAGTTTGCCCGAACAACGCGGTGCATATCATAAAGTGATAAAAAGCGGAACGGCACAAACTCCCGATATTGCTCCGGTTCAGAAAGGAAATCTTATGCTTGATCTACCTGACAACTACAAACAATACGATGCGCTTTATTTACGTGCTTTCGATCCTTCGGGTGACGAAATATACTGCTGGAGTTGGAAGACCGACGGCAACACCAACCAGGTTGTAAAATTAGTTGAGAAAACCCTCGACGAAAACGAGACAGAGCGCCTAAAAGCACTCAAAGCCTTAGGAATTGAAGAAGATAATATTCTACCGATTGAACAACAAGCAGGTGACACCGATATTAGTGAGACGGTTGAGGTTAACGAGAACGATTCGCTGATCACCTTAAAAGCCTCGGGGATAGCAGTGACTTTTAGCAAAAAAGACGGTACTATCCGGAAGCTTGCCAACGATTTTGGTCTGCCTCTCCCCTTCTCGAACGGCCCGGTTTTGGTGAGTGGGAATGCCCAACTTTCAAACATTGAGCAACACAGAAACGACAACAGTTACCGCCTTGATATGACCTACAATGGCGACATAAACCACCTCAGCTGGACGATGTACAACAGTGGCTGGTTGCAGCTTGATTACGAATACCAGGTGGAAGGCGAACAATATTTTACCGGTATTAGTTTCGATTTCCCAGAGTCGGATATTATTAGCACTAAATGGCTGGGCGAAGGACCGTCACATATTTGGAAAAACCGCTTACAAGGTGGTCGTCTGGACGTTTTTCAGCGTTTGTACAATAATGTACTTCCCGGCGATAATAACTGGCAATACCCTCAGATTAAAGGTTACTATGCTGATGTTTCGTGGATTGAATTTAATACTGTTGACGGAAAATTTACTGTAGTTGCTCAGGAAGATGATCTCTTTGTTCGTCTCTTTGATTTTTACGGAATTTCAGGGCCTCAAAATTATCCGGCGTTACCAAAAGGTGCTATTTCTTTTCTCGATGGAATTCCTCCATTGGGCACAAAATTAGCTATGGGAATCAGTAACGACACCTGGAACCTGGGGCCTGCCGGAGAACTAAATAAAATGGATAAACCGGTGAAACGAACACTGTATTTCTATTTCGGGTTACGCAACTAA
- a CDS encoding glycosyl hydrolase family 28 protein, whose translation MRNIEVYGLKAIGTNIGIRFKSAKVRGGIIENIHFHDIKMENVANPFHFELNWYPEYSYCTIPDDIPEEEIKDRWRVLSQRVVPEETGIPEFRNIKLSNIKVEKAERAFYANAYPERHIHDISWENVSVEAEESGQLTYASNWTMKNVVLKTATGQPIKLTDGNNIQQPELIKTESQPVENQSEQTLEEQFQAINRDGEAVIIPVNPTETKALTNGDSTLYSAKFNLYILKKEDAKLHFYEPLGDGFYYSEVEVNITQSGNMIEVKGQKDHDYTLFVNRATEPKSIYGADNWNYQENTRQAIIEKQGKNFSIQID comes from the coding sequence ATGCGCAATATCGAAGTATATGGGCTAAAAGCCATTGGCACCAATATTGGCATCCGTTTTAAATCGGCAAAAGTACGCGGCGGAATTATCGAAAACATTCATTTTCACGATATAAAAATGGAGAACGTGGCCAATCCTTTTCATTTTGAGTTGAACTGGTATCCCGAATACAGCTACTGCACGATTCCCGACGATATTCCTGAAGAAGAAATTAAAGATCGTTGGCGGGTGCTGAGCCAGCGTGTTGTTCCCGAGGAAACAGGAATTCCCGAGTTCAGAAACATCAAACTCAGCAATATAAAAGTGGAAAAAGCTGAACGTGCTTTTTATGCCAATGCTTACCCTGAACGTCATATTCACGACATTAGCTGGGAAAATGTGTCGGTGGAAGCCGAAGAAAGCGGCCAACTGACTTATGCCAGCAACTGGACCATGAAAAACGTTGTGCTAAAAACCGCTACCGGCCAGCCCATAAAACTTACCGATGGTAATAATATTCAGCAACCCGAATTAATAAAAACCGAATCGCAGCCGGTTGAAAACCAATCCGAACAAACGCTTGAAGAACAGTTTCAAGCCATCAACCGCGATGGTGAGGCGGTTATCATTCCGGTAAATCCAACAGAAACAAAGGCTTTAACAAATGGTGACAGCACCTTGTATTCAGCGAAATTCAACCTTTATATTCTAAAAAAAGAAGACGCTAAACTGCATTTTTACGAACCACTTGGCGATGGATTTTATTACTCGGAGGTGGAAGTGAATATTACTCAAAGCGGAAATATGATTGAAGTGAAAGGGCAAAAAGACCATGATTACACCCTGTTTGTTAACCGGGCAACCGAACCTAAAAGTATTTACGGGGCTGATAACTGGAACTATCAGGAAAATACGCGCCAGGCTATTATTGAAAAACAAGGAAAAAACTTTTCCATCCAAATAGATTAA
- a CDS encoding glycosyl hydrolase family 28 protein — protein sequence MINKIVAILIIISAFSCTREAEKPAKSELVKRLEGFFYNDDFTVIPDKSFNVADFGAIADGKTLTTEAIQNTIDAAADAGGGKVIFPAGTYLSGALFVKSNVELHIGEGVVIQAIQNNDYYPRKWTRIAGIEMEWPAALINVYDEKNVRITGKGVIDGNGKYWWDKFWGDPKYSGGMWGEYKDKGIRWAVDYDCERVRPVVIWKSEDVLLKDFTVKRAGFWTISLTYSTRVHVDGLVVRNNIGGHGPSSDGIDTDSSKDVLVENCDIDCNDDNLCIKAGKDADGLRVNRPAENIVYRNCITRAGHGLITLGAKLPGECAISKYMG from the coding sequence ATGATAAATAAAATAGTTGCAATACTCATTATTATTTCTGCTTTCTCATGTACCCGGGAAGCAGAAAAACCGGCAAAAAGCGAATTGGTTAAACGACTTGAAGGATTTTTTTACAATGATGACTTTACCGTAATACCAGACAAATCTTTCAATGTAGCAGATTTTGGAGCCATCGCTGATGGAAAAACGCTGACTACCGAAGCCATTCAAAATACCATTGATGCCGCAGCCGATGCAGGTGGTGGAAAAGTAATTTTCCCCGCGGGAACCTATTTATCGGGAGCACTTTTTGTAAAGTCGAATGTGGAACTCCACATTGGTGAGGGAGTGGTTATTCAGGCCATTCAAAACAACGATTATTACCCACGAAAGTGGACCCGCATTGCCGGAATTGAAATGGAGTGGCCGGCTGCATTGATCAATGTTTACGACGAGAAAAATGTGCGTATTACCGGTAAAGGAGTAATTGATGGAAACGGAAAATACTGGTGGGATAAATTCTGGGGCGATCCAAAATACAGCGGTGGCATGTGGGGCGAGTACAAAGATAAAGGTATTCGCTGGGCAGTTGATTACGATTGTGAGCGGGTACGCCCGGTCGTTATCTGGAAATCGGAAGATGTACTGTTAAAAGATTTTACCGTAAAACGTGCCGGCTTTTGGACCATTTCGCTCACCTACAGCACCCGCGTGCATGTCGACGGGCTGGTGGTTCGCAACAATATTGGCGGGCACGGACCAAGTTCTGATGGTATTGATACCGACTCATCGAAAGATGTGCTGGTGGAAAATTGCGACATCGACTGTAACGACGATAACCTGTGTATAAAAGCCGGAAAAGATGCCGATGGGTTACGTGTTAATCGCCCGGCAGAAAATATTGTTTACAGAAATTGTATTACTCGCGCCGGCCACGGTTTAATAACCTTGGGCGCGAAACTTCCGGGGGAATGCGCAATATCGAAGTATATGGGCTAA
- a CDS encoding glycosyl hydrolase, with translation MLQTINLKRLIISICVLMVFSACEKSTTPQWPSQTNETKPWTRWWWHGSAVDKSNLTANLEELAKAGFGGVEITPIYDVKGDEDKSISFQSEKWMEMFEHTLKEAKRLGLGVDLANASGWPFGGPWIGAEHACKNLQHKKYHLKTGEKLNEKVEFIQSPLVRAVNKKVDISEVKFPISSNTNLQELALDQVRFEKLLPLQTLMAFNEQGESVDLTGFVNANGNLEWTAPEGNWDLYAVFQGWHGKMVERAGTGGEGNVIDHFSEEATKLFLTDFDNNAKNIDLSGLRAFFNDSYEVDDAYGDANWTPRILDEFEKHRGYDLKTKLPALFGDLDEETNKRVLCDYRETISDLLLERFTKVWADWAESHNAIIRNQAHGSPASILDLYEASHIPETEGTDPMRIKMATSAGHTSGKTLIACEAATWLNEHFLSTLADVKQNADNYLSHGVNHIVYHGTPYSPIDEKWPGWMFYAAVHFAPTNTWWNDLKAVNEYITNCQSFMQNATPDNDILLYFPIYDAWTERDRNILPHFGGHSEELTAKISNELLAQGHAFDYISDKQIRRLNFSNGEIQSEGAAYKTIVIPYCTSIPFATLKHLYNLSENGATVIFEKEIPEKVAGLNQFESQQAEIKKQVEQLQFNSEGNYQSATIGSGKILVGKNVEDMLNAAGIYGEELAQQKLWYNRIKRNEGSCYFIANWTGKPIDQWITVQKPGKEAVWFNPMDKTFGKARTQKNDKGQTQVYLQLKPGETLILQWYSGKIEAAAYPLWKQANNQIKLNGEWEITFEKGGPSLPDSYKTSDLKSWTEQAEQLQKFSGTASYTTSFEIPENSEENYLLDLGEVHESAEVWLNGEKAGTLIGPVFQIILPIELLKPKNTLEVKVTNLMANRIIDMDKNQVNYKKFYNINFAAHERANVGADGNFTAVNWEPLPSGLLGPLTISKLAPKIVE, from the coding sequence ATGCTACAAACCATAAACTTAAAACGATTAATTATTTCGATATGTGTCCTGATGGTCTTCTCTGCTTGCGAAAAATCCACTACACCGCAGTGGCCCTCACAAACCAACGAAACCAAACCATGGACACGCTGGTGGTGGCACGGAAGTGCCGTTGACAAATCCAATTTAACAGCTAATCTTGAGGAACTGGCCAAAGCCGGTTTTGGGGGTGTGGAAATAACGCCAATTTATGATGTGAAAGGTGATGAAGACAAATCCATTTCCTTTCAATCGGAGAAGTGGATGGAGATGTTTGAGCACACCTTAAAAGAAGCAAAACGCCTTGGACTGGGTGTAGATCTGGCCAATGCTTCGGGCTGGCCATTTGGAGGTCCGTGGATCGGTGCTGAACACGCTTGCAAAAATCTTCAACATAAAAAATACCACTTAAAAACGGGTGAAAAACTGAACGAAAAAGTTGAGTTTATCCAATCTCCGCTGGTGCGTGCAGTCAATAAGAAAGTTGATATTTCCGAAGTAAAATTCCCCATCAGCAGCAATACAAATTTGCAGGAATTGGCGCTCGACCAGGTACGTTTCGAGAAGCTGCTACCACTGCAAACGCTAATGGCTTTTAACGAACAAGGAGAAAGTGTTGATTTAACCGGTTTCGTTAACGCCAACGGAAATCTGGAATGGACAGCCCCTGAAGGAAATTGGGATTTGTATGCCGTTTTTCAGGGATGGCACGGTAAAATGGTGGAGCGTGCCGGAACTGGTGGCGAAGGAAATGTGATCGACCACTTTTCGGAAGAAGCCACAAAACTGTTTTTAACCGATTTCGACAATAATGCCAAAAACATCGACTTAAGCGGACTACGGGCATTTTTTAACGATTCGTACGAAGTGGACGATGCTTACGGCGATGCCAACTGGACTCCCCGCATTTTAGATGAATTTGAAAAACACAGAGGCTATGACTTAAAAACAAAACTTCCGGCACTTTTTGGCGATCTGGATGAAGAAACCAACAAGCGTGTTTTGTGCGACTACCGCGAAACCATTTCGGATTTACTGTTGGAAAGATTCACCAAAGTGTGGGCAGATTGGGCGGAATCGCACAATGCAATCATACGCAACCAGGCACATGGTTCGCCGGCTTCAATTCTCGATTTATACGAAGCCAGCCATATTCCCGAAACCGAAGGAACCGATCCGATGCGAATAAAAATGGCTACATCTGCCGGACATACGTCGGGGAAAACGCTTATTGCCTGCGAGGCCGCAACCTGGCTGAACGAGCACTTTTTAAGCACTTTGGCTGATGTAAAACAAAATGCTGATAACTATCTGAGCCATGGTGTAAACCACATTGTTTATCATGGTACACCTTATTCGCCAATAGACGAAAAATGGCCGGGCTGGATGTTTTATGCAGCCGTACATTTTGCCCCTACAAATACGTGGTGGAACGATTTAAAAGCTGTAAATGAATACATCACCAACTGCCAGTCGTTTATGCAAAATGCAACACCGGACAACGATATTTTATTGTATTTCCCTATTTACGATGCCTGGACAGAAAGAGACCGCAACATTCTCCCTCATTTTGGCGGGCACAGCGAAGAACTGACTGCAAAAATCAGCAACGAACTGCTTGCTCAGGGGCACGCTTTCGATTATATTTCCGACAAACAAATCCGGAGATTAAACTTCTCGAACGGGGAAATTCAATCGGAAGGAGCTGCATACAAAACCATTGTTATTCCTTATTGTACTTCAATTCCCTTCGCAACATTGAAACACCTTTATAATCTGTCAGAAAATGGAGCAACTGTAATTTTTGAGAAAGAAATTCCGGAGAAGGTTGCCGGATTAAACCAATTTGAAAGCCAGCAGGCGGAGATAAAAAAACAGGTGGAGCAACTGCAGTTTAATTCGGAAGGAAATTACCAATCGGCGACAATCGGAAGTGGTAAAATTCTGGTTGGCAAAAACGTTGAAGACATGTTAAATGCCGCTGGTATTTATGGTGAAGAATTGGCTCAGCAAAAACTTTGGTACAACCGAATTAAACGTAATGAAGGAAGCTGTTATTTCATTGCAAACTGGACAGGAAAACCAATTGATCAATGGATTACAGTTCAAAAACCGGGCAAAGAAGCGGTTTGGTTTAATCCGATGGATAAAACATTTGGCAAAGCCCGCACACAAAAAAACGACAAAGGACAAACCCAGGTTTACCTGCAATTAAAACCCGGCGAAACCTTGATTCTTCAATGGTACTCAGGCAAAATTGAAGCTGCCGCTTATCCCTTATGGAAACAAGCGAACAACCAAATAAAACTGAACGGCGAGTGGGAGATTACTTTTGAGAAAGGCGGTCCTTCTCTACCCGATTCCTATAAAACAAGTGACTTAAAATCGTGGACTGAACAAGCTGAGCAATTACAAAAATTTTCTGGTACGGCGAGCTATACAACCAGTTTTGAAATTCCTGAAAACAGTGAAGAGAATTATTTACTTGATTTGGGAGAAGTACACGAATCGGCAGAAGTGTGGTTAAACGGGGAAAAAGCAGGAACTTTAATTGGGCCGGTTTTTCAAATAATTCTGCCAATAGAATTGCTTAAGCCCAAAAATACGCTTGAGGTGAAAGTTACAAACCTGATGGCTAACCGGATTATCGATATGGATAAAAATCAGGTAAACTATAAGAAATTCTATAACATCAATTTTGCGGCTCACGAAAGAGCCAATGTTGGAGCAGATGGAAATTTTACGGCCGTAAACTGGGAACCACTGCCATCGGGATTACTAGGCCCACTTACCATTTCAAAATTAGCACCAAAAATAGTTGAATAA
- a CDS encoding beta-galactosidase has product MGNNSIFKFILVCLIFGHLISFNSSAQNKNNYFPPEELTSVGAYYYPEHWDESQWERDIKKMAEMGFEFTHFAEFAWAQLEPEEGVYDFAWLDRAVALADKYNLKVVMCTSTATPPVWLVRKHPDILKQHENGTKMDHGSRQHASFSNEYYRSYSLKMIEELAKHYGNDDRIFGWQLDNEPAANVDYGDDAQKRFRAWLKEKYGNIKSLNDAWGTNFWSGTYTNFDQINIPKHSQWGMNLYQRLDHSRFCDYETSSFLDEQAKVIRRYANPNQWITTNYIPYYDARYVGASKELDFITYTRYMVYGEHPGIGPKGYRVGEYSRIAMANDYFRPLSPIYGVMELQPGQVNWGTVNSQPLPGAVRLWLWHVFAGGSKFTCTYRFRAPIYGYEQYHYGIVGPDGVTPTPGGLEYEKFIDEIAVLRNNPSNGKIPQDYLIRKTAILYDPDNTVAINNNKQNEAWNTEAHLLKYYKALKAFGAPVDFIRDTMDFSQYPVIVAPAYQQMSLELVDKLTSYVKNGGNLVMTARTGHQNELGHLWQAKHAEPLYELIGGEIEFYDLLRSYAPDSVIMDNKKYAWTTWGDILKTNTGTDTWGTFSGDFYEGKTAVTFNQLGEGTVAYVGVDSHDGKLERAVLDKLYDRLDINVKDYPEGVLVEYRHGYGIAVNYSNIDYNMDLPANTEILIGNTTIPTAGVLVWKTK; this is encoded by the coding sequence ATGGGTAATAACTCAATTTTCAAATTCATTTTGGTTTGTTTGATTTTTGGACATTTAATTTCATTCAACAGTTCCGCACAAAATAAGAACAATTATTTCCCTCCCGAAGAACTAACTTCAGTTGGCGCATACTATTATCCTGAACACTGGGACGAAAGCCAATGGGAACGCGATATTAAAAAGATGGCTGAAATGGGTTTTGAATTCACCCATTTTGCCGAATTTGCCTGGGCCCAGCTGGAACCGGAAGAAGGGGTTTACGATTTTGCCTGGCTCGACCGCGCTGTTGCGCTGGCCGATAAATATAATCTGAAAGTGGTAATGTGTACTTCAACAGCAACACCTCCGGTTTGGCTGGTACGCAAACATCCTGATATTTTAAAACAGCACGAAAACGGAACAAAAATGGATCACGGATCGCGCCAACATGCTTCTTTCTCGAACGAATATTACCGCAGTTATTCATTAAAAATGATTGAGGAACTGGCTAAACATTACGGTAACGACGATCGTATTTTTGGCTGGCAACTCGACAATGAACCAGCCGCCAATGTGGATTATGGAGACGATGCCCAAAAACGTTTCAGAGCGTGGTTGAAAGAAAAATATGGAAACATTAAATCCCTGAATGATGCATGGGGAACCAACTTCTGGAGCGGTACTTATACCAACTTCGATCAGATAAATATCCCAAAACATTCGCAATGGGGAATGAATTTGTACCAACGTTTGGACCATAGTCGTTTTTGCGATTACGAAACATCAAGCTTTTTGGATGAGCAGGCAAAAGTAATCCGCCGGTATGCCAATCCGAACCAGTGGATAACAACAAACTACATTCCCTACTACGATGCTCGTTATGTGGGTGCGAGTAAAGAACTCGACTTTATTACCTATACCCGTTATATGGTTTATGGCGAGCATCCCGGAATTGGGCCAAAAGGTTACCGCGTGGGCGAATACTCGCGCATTGCCATGGCCAACGATTATTTCAGGCCGCTGTCGCCAATTTACGGTGTTATGGAACTTCAACCCGGACAGGTAAACTGGGGAACCGTAAACTCTCAACCACTGCCCGGCGCCGTGCGTCTGTGGTTGTGGCATGTATTTGCCGGCGGAAGTAAATTCACCTGCACCTATCGTTTCCGCGCACCAATTTATGGTTACGAACAATACCACTACGGAATTGTTGGCCCCGATGGCGTAACGCCAACGCCTGGTGGTCTGGAATATGAAAAATTTATCGATGAAATAGCAGTACTTCGAAACAATCCTTCAAACGGAAAAATTCCACAGGATTATTTAATCCGGAAAACCGCTATTCTGTACGATCCGGATAATACTGTGGCCATAAACAACAACAAACAAAATGAGGCCTGGAATACCGAAGCTCACCTGCTGAAATATTACAAAGCGCTAAAAGCTTTTGGTGCCCCGGTTGATTTTATCCGCGATACCATGGATTTTTCGCAGTACCCGGTTATTGTTGCTCCGGCCTACCAGCAAATGAGTTTGGAGCTGGTTGACAAACTTACAAGTTACGTAAAGAATGGAGGCAACCTGGTAATGACGGCTCGCACGGGTCATCAAAACGAGTTGGGACATTTGTGGCAGGCAAAACATGCCGAGCCGCTTTACGAACTTATTGGCGGTGAAATTGAATTCTACGATCTGCTACGTTCCTACGCACCCGACAGCGTAATAATGGACAATAAAAAATACGCCTGGACAACCTGGGGAGATATACTAAAAACCAATACCGGCACCGATACCTGGGGAACTTTCAGCGGTGATTTTTACGAAGGAAAAACAGCGGTAACTTTTAACCAACTTGGTGAGGGAACAGTAGCCTATGTTGGAGTTGACAGTCACGATGGCAAACTGGAGCGTGCCGTTCTGGACAAACTTTATGACCGTCTTGATATCAACGTAAAAGATTATCCTGAAGGAGTTTTGGTTGAGTACCGCCATGGCTACGGGATTGCCGTGAATTACTCGAATATTGACTACAACATGGATTTACCTGCTAACACCGAAATTCTGATCGGTAATACAACGATTCCAACCGCCGGTGTACTTGTTTGGAAAACAAAATAA
- a CDS encoding cupin domain-containing protein, protein MTSEKVLKNNTCWEDLGDGVSRQIMGWDNQIMMVKVKFEKGAVGAEHSHFHTQTTYCVSGKFEFTMDGEKVIVEPGDGLYVAPNMLHGALCLEPGILIDVFSPVREDFL, encoded by the coding sequence ATGACAAGCGAAAAGGTACTAAAAAATAATACGTGCTGGGAAGATCTGGGCGATGGTGTTTCGCGTCAGATTATGGGTTGGGACAACCAGATTATGATGGTAAAGGTGAAATTTGAAAAGGGTGCGGTTGGTGCCGAACATTCGCACTTTCACACACAAACTACTTATTGTGTTAGCGGCAAGTTTGAATTTACCATGGATGGCGAAAAAGTAATTGTTGAGCCGGGCGATGGTTTGTATGTAGCGCCTAATATGTTGCACGGTGCGCTTTGTTTGGAGCCCGGAATTCTGATCGATGTTTTTAGTCCGGTGAGGGAGGATTTTTTGTAA